A section of the Roseivirga sp. BDSF3-8 genome encodes:
- the ruvA gene encoding Holliday junction branch migration protein RuvA produces the protein MIAYVEGKLVHKEFAHVVIDTGGLGYEVKISLNTYNSLPPGESCKLFTHLHIKEDAHTLFGFTAPDEKKLFLDLLGISGVGPNTALTVLSAMSPDEVRKAIVNEEVKTIQRVKGIGAKTAQRIILELKDKLRKDGVEATGGDNIGRVSNNLVREEALTALITLGFAKPAAEKTIDGILKKASGTPTVEELIKLALKSA, from the coding sequence ATGATCGCATATGTAGAAGGAAAACTCGTACACAAAGAATTCGCCCATGTCGTAATAGACACGGGCGGACTCGGGTACGAGGTAAAAATCAGCCTTAATACTTATAATTCCCTGCCTCCGGGTGAAAGCTGCAAGCTTTTTACCCACCTCCATATCAAAGAAGACGCTCACACGCTCTTCGGCTTTACCGCTCCGGATGAAAAAAAGCTATTCCTGGACCTGCTTGGCATCTCAGGCGTAGGCCCAAATACTGCCCTCACAGTACTTAGCGCCATGTCACCGGATGAGGTACGCAAGGCTATTGTGAACGAAGAGGTAAAAACGATACAGCGGGTAAAGGGTATCGGTGCAAAAACGGCTCAGCGTATTATCCTGGAACTGAAGGACAAGCTTAGAAAGGACGGGGTCGAAGCCACGGGGGGAGATAATATTGGACGTGTTTCAAACAATTTAGTAAGGGAAGAAGCGTTGACCGCTTTAATCACTCTAGGGTTTGCTAAACCCGCAGCAGAAAAAACTATCGACGGGATATTAAAAAAGGCTTCAGGTACGCCCACCGTCGAAGAACTTATTAAATTAGCTCTGAAATCTGCGTAA